Within Futiania mangrovi, the genomic segment GCACCCGCAAGCTGCGCCGCAACGTCATCGAGGAGCATTACGGAAAGCTCGTGGACGCGCTCTACGACGGGTCGGAGCGCGTCACCTTCGAGGCGAAGATCACCTATGACGACGGCACCACCGGCGTGCTGACCCGGGAACTCAGGATTCACGAGGTGGGCGGCTGATGGACCTGATCCTTCTCCTCGAGCTGGCGATCAACGGCGTCTTCATCGGCCTGATGTACGCGCTCGTCGCCGCCGGTATCGTGCTGATCTACAAGACGTCGGGCATCGCCAACCTGGCGCAGGGCGCGCTCGCCATGATGGGGGCCTATGTCACGTGGGCGCTGGCGACGCTCGCCGGCCTGCCGATGTGGCTGTCGATCCCGGTGGCGCTGGCGGCGATGTTCGCCACCGGCATCCTGACGGAACGGCTGGCGCTGCGCCGCATGATCGGCCAGCCGGTCATCATGGTCATCATGCTGACGCTCGGCCTGGAGATCATGCTGCGCGGCCTGCTGCCGGGCATCTTCGGCGCGGCGGTGAAACGGCTGGACCTCGGGATTCCCAACGCACCGCTCTTCGTCGGCGATCTTCTCATCAACCGGGCAATCCTGATCGGAGGCTCGATCTCCTTCGCGCTGATCCTGGCCTCGGTCTTCTTCTTCAATTCCCGCCTCGGCATCATGATGCGCGCCGTTTCCGACGATCAGGGGGCCTCCTGGTCGGTCGGCATCCGGGTGGAGCGCGCGATCGCCATCGCCTGGGGCCTCTCCGCCATGATGGCGACGACGGCGGGCGTGCTGTGGGGCTCCACGCAGGGCGTGGACTGGTCGCTGTCGCTGCTGCTGATCAAGGCGCTGGCGATCGCGATCCTGGGCGGCCTCGACTCAATCGTCGGCGTGATCATCGCGGGCATCCTTGTCGGCCTCGCGGAGAGCCTGGCGACCGGCATCCTCGATCCCATCATCGGCGGCGGCACGCGCGACGTGGTCGCGTCCGTCATCATCCTGCTCACGCTGCTTTTGCGCCCGCACGGGCTCTTCGGCCGCGAACACATCGAGAGGGTCTGATGTTCTACCGCCGCGCCGGGATCAGCCACACCCGCTACCAGGACGAGCGCCAGATCTGGCCGCTGCCGCTCGACCGCTTCCTGGTGGCGGCGGTGTTCGTCCTGCTGCTGGCCGCACCCTTCCTCGTCGACCGGCTCTACCTCGTCAGCTACCTGGTGCCCTGGGTGATCTGGTCGACCGCGGCGCTGGGCCTCAACCTGCTTATGGGTGGGGCGGGGCAGATACACCTCGGCTACGGCGCGGTCATCGCCATCGGCGCCTACGGTTCCGTGCATCTGGTGCGGGCGGGCGTGCCCTTCGAGATCGCCATGATCGCCGGCGGCCTGCTGAGTGCGGGTATCGGCATCGTCTTCGGAGCCGCCGCGCTCCGGGTGAAGGGGCTCTATCTCGCCATGGCGACGCTCGCCATGCAGTACATCGTGGACTTCGTTATCATCCAGTTCCCGGCGATCAGCGGGGGCACGCAGGCGACGCTGCAGGTGCCGCCGGTGACCTTCTTCGGAATTCCGGTGACGGGCGACGTGGCACCCTACTACGTGGCGCTGTTCGTCTGCGTGGTGGTGACGCTCTTCATGCTGAACGTGAAGCGCACGAGCTTCGGGCGCGCGCTGGCGGCGGTGCGCGAGAAGGACTACGCCGCCGCGATCATCGGCGTCAGCACCTTTCGCTTCAAGATGCTGGCGTTCTGGGTCAGCTCCTTCATCGGGGGCGTGGTCGGTTCGGTGCTGGCGGTCTGCTATTACCGCGCGATCTCGCCCGACCAGTTTCACCTCGACCTGTCGATCCAGCTGGTGGCGATGGTGATCGTGGGCGGTCTCGGCTCGGTGCTCGGCTCCTTCTTCGGCGTGGCGCTCATCCTGTTCGCACCCATCGTGCTGAACCAGGTCATCGGCTTCCTGGCAACCGAGCTGGGGCTGGCGATCTCGATGGACCTGCGCTCGCACCTGCCGCTCGTTCTCTACGGCATCCTGATCATCGGCTTCCTGCTGTGGGAGCCGCTGGGCCTGTCCAAGATCTACAACAACGCGCGCAACTATTTCCTCGTTTGGCCCTTCAGGCATGCCAGGCATTGAGCGTGAAACAAGAACTCAAATCGGGAGGAAACATCATGTCGGTTACACGTCGTACGGTTCTCCAGGGCGCGGCGCTCGCCGCCCTGGTCTCGCAGGTCCCGGTCACGCGCGCCTTCGCGCAGGACAAGGTGATCCGCTTCGCGATGCCGCAGGACTTCACGCGCATCTATACGTTCGTGACGTCCGAATACAGCCAGGGGCAGCGCGATTACATCAGCCTCGTGAACGGCCGCGGCGGGATCAACGGCTACACGATCCTTGCCGACGTCTCCGACCACGGTAACGACATGCCGCGCGCGATCGAGGCCTATGAGCGGGCCAAGGCCGAGGGCGCCGTCCTGATCGACCCGCTGTCGACGCCGGTCGCGCGTGCGCTCGTGCCGCGCGTGCTGGAGGACAAGATCAATCTCATCACGGCCTTCTCCGGGCGCTCGGACGCGGCGGACGGATCCGTCTTCCCCTATGTGCTGCCGCTGACGCCGAACTACTGGACGCAGGCCGGCCTGCTGATCGACTTCTTCCGCCAGCAGGACGGCGACCTGAAGGGCAAGACGATCTGCTTCGTGCACATCGACACGCCCTTCGGCAAGGAGCCGCTGCCAATCCTTGAGAAACTGGCCGAGAAGGAAGGCTTCAAGCTGCAGGCCTTCCCCTATACGCCGCCCGGCAACGACCAGTCGGCGATCTGGCCGCAGGTGCGGCGCGCGCGCCCCGACTGGGTGATGTTCTGGGGTGCGGCCGTGGGCCAGACGGTGGCACTGACGGAGGCGATCCGCAACGGCCTGCCGATGGACCGCGTGTCCTCTTCCGTCTGGATCTCGGAATCCGACATGGAGGTCGTCGGCAAGGCCGACACCAAGGGCGTCCTCAAGGTCGAGCCCTGCGCATCCGGCCGCGATCCGCAGATCATCCAGGACATCCTCAAGGAGGTCGTGGACGCTGGAAAGGGCGCCGGACCGAAGGAGAAGGTCGGCACCAGCTACTACAACTATGGTGTCATGCTGGCCGCGCTCATGGTCGAGGGCGTGCGCATGGCCTTCGAGAAGAACCCGAACGGCCCGATCAACGGCGAATGGATGAACGCCGGTCTGCGGTCGATCACCAACTTCGACGCCGGCGGCTTCATCCCGCCGACGACGGTGACGCCGGAAGACCACCAGGGCGGCGGGAAGGCCCGCATCGCGCGCTGGGACGGCGAGAAGTTCGTGCCCGCCACCGACTGGTACTCGGCGAACCAGGACGTGGTGTGGGAGGAGGTCCGCAAGTACTCCGCCCAGTTTAAGGCAACCGGCAAGTAGGACGCGGCACGCCCGGCCGCCCTGCCGCTGGTGGGGCGGCCGGACCGTCGCCGCCGGTTCCGGGGAGAGAGGCGTTCATGGCCCTGCTCACGCTGAACAATGTCGAGGTCGTGTACG encodes:
- a CDS encoding branched-chain amino acid ABC transporter permease translates to MFYRRAGISHTRYQDERQIWPLPLDRFLVAAVFVLLLAAPFLVDRLYLVSYLVPWVIWSTAALGLNLLMGGAGQIHLGYGAVIAIGAYGSVHLVRAGVPFEIAMIAGGLLSAGIGIVFGAAALRVKGLYLAMATLAMQYIVDFVIIQFPAISGGTQATLQVPPVTFFGIPVTGDVAPYYVALFVCVVVTLFMLNVKRTSFGRALAAVREKDYAAAIIGVSTFRFKMLAFWVSSFIGGVVGSVLAVCYYRAISPDQFHLDLSIQLVAMVIVGGLGSVLGSFFGVALILFAPIVLNQVIGFLATELGLAISMDLRSHLPLVLYGILIIGFLLWEPLGLSKIYNNARNYFLVWPFRHARH
- a CDS encoding branched-chain amino acid ABC transporter permease: MDLILLLELAINGVFIGLMYALVAAGIVLIYKTSGIANLAQGALAMMGAYVTWALATLAGLPMWLSIPVALAAMFATGILTERLALRRMIGQPVIMVIMLTLGLEIMLRGLLPGIFGAAVKRLDLGIPNAPLFVGDLLINRAILIGGSISFALILASVFFFNSRLGIMMRAVSDDQGASWSVGIRVERAIAIAWGLSAMMATTAGVLWGSTQGVDWSLSLLLIKALAIAILGGLDSIVGVIIAGILVGLAESLATGILDPIIGGGTRDVVASVIILLTLLLRPHGLFGREHIERV
- a CDS encoding ABC transporter substrate-binding protein, with protein sequence MSVTRRTVLQGAALAALVSQVPVTRAFAQDKVIRFAMPQDFTRIYTFVTSEYSQGQRDYISLVNGRGGINGYTILADVSDHGNDMPRAIEAYERAKAEGAVLIDPLSTPVARALVPRVLEDKINLITAFSGRSDAADGSVFPYVLPLTPNYWTQAGLLIDFFRQQDGDLKGKTICFVHIDTPFGKEPLPILEKLAEKEGFKLQAFPYTPPGNDQSAIWPQVRRARPDWVMFWGAAVGQTVALTEAIRNGLPMDRVSSSVWISESDMEVVGKADTKGVLKVEPCASGRDPQIIQDILKEVVDAGKGAGPKEKVGTSYYNYGVMLAALMVEGVRMAFEKNPNGPINGEWMNAGLRSITNFDAGGFIPPTTVTPEDHQGGGKARIARWDGEKFVPATDWYSANQDVVWEEVRKYSAQFKATGK